A DNA window from Phragmites australis chromosome 11, lpPhrAust1.1, whole genome shotgun sequence contains the following coding sequences:
- the LOC133885019 gene encoding pectinesterase-like, which produces MASYYSATLPSILLLSFLGLALSDVPPSTPVSPSVACNATTDPTFCRSVLPPRGRDDLYTFGRFSVAESLAGARKFFALVDRYLARHRNLSPSAIGALRDCQLMAELNVDFLSAAGDTIRSTDTLLDPQADDVHTLLSAILTNQQTCVDGLQAASGAWSDPGGLTAPIANGTKMYSLSLSLFTRAWVPTAKAAHKGGKKEPHHGHSGKKPKQPQATAARRGLFDVTDDEMVRRMAIEGPERTVAVNSVVTVDQSGAGNFTTVGDAVAAAPKNLDGSGGYHVIYVLAGVYEENVVVPKHNKYIMMVGDGIGQTVITGNRSVDDGWTTFNSATFAVVGQGFVATNVTFRNTAGPSKHQAVALRSGADLSAFYGCSFEAYQDTLYTHSLRQFYRSCDVYGTVDYVFGNAAVVFQGCTFYSRLPMQGQSNTVTAQGRSDPNQNTGTSIQGCALVPAPELAANAAFPTLTYLGRPWKNYSRTVVMESYVGALVDPSGWMPWSGDVALDTLYYAEYNNSGPGAGTSRRVGWPGYHVLSDVADAGNFTVTSMVLGDNWLPQTGVPFTSGLIS; this is translated from the exons ATGGCGTCCTACTACTCTGCCACGCTCCCCAGCATCCTCCTGCTCTCCTTCTTAGGCCTTGCGCTCTCCGACGTGCCGCCGTCTACGCCGGTGTCGCCGTCGGTCGCGTGCAACGCCACCACGGACCCGACCTTCTGCCGTTCCGTGCTGCCGCCGCGCGGCAGGGACGACCTCTACACGTTCGGCCGCTTCTCGGTCGCCGAGTCCCTTGCCGGCGCGCGTAAGTTCTTCGCTCTCGTCGACCGGTACCTCGCGCGCCACCGGAACCTCTCCCCCAGCGCCATTGGCGCGCTGCGGGACTGCCAGCTCATGGCCGAGCTCAACGTCGACTTCCTCTCCGCGGCCGGCGACACGATCAGGTCCACGGACACCCTCCTCGACCCGCAGGCGGACGACGTGCACACGCTGCTCTCGGCGATCCTTACCAACCAGCAGACGTGCGTTGACGGCCTGCAGGCCGCGTCCGGGGCGTGGTCCGACCCCGGCGGCCTCACCGCGCCTATCGCCAACGGCACCAAGATGTACAGCCTCTCGCTGTCTCTCTTCACCAGGGCGTGGGTGCCCACGGCCAAGGCGGCGCACAAGGGCGGCAAGAAGGAACCGCACCACGGCCATAGCGGCAAGAAGCCAAAGCAGCCGCAGGCGACCGCGGCGAGGAGGGGTCTGTTCGACGTGACCGACGACGAGATGGTGCGGCGGATGGCGATCGAGGGTCCCGAGAGGACCGTGGCGGTGAACAGCGTGGTGACGGTGGACCAGAGCGGCGCCGGGAACTTCACCACGGTCGGGGACGCTGTGGCGGCCGCCCCGAAAAACCTCGACGGCAGCGGTGGGTACCACGTAATCTACGTGCTCGCCGGCGTGTACGAGGAGAACGTGGTGGTGCCCAAGCACAACAAGTACATCATGATGGTCGGCGACGGCATCGGTCAGACGGTGATCACCGGCAACCGGAGCGTCGATGACGGCTGGACCACCTTCAACTCGGCCACCTTTG CTGTGGTGGGTCAAGGGTTCGTGGCGACGAACGTGACGTTCCGGAACACGGCGGGCCCATCGAAACACCAGGCGGTGGCGCTCCGTTCCGGCGCCGACCTGTCGGCGTTCTACGGCTGCAGCTTCGAGGCGTACCAAGACACGCTCTACACGCACTCCCTCCGCCAGTTCTACCGCAGCTGCGACGTCTACGGCACCGTCGACTACGTCTTCGGCAACGCCGCCGTCGTGTTCCAGGGCTGCACCTTCTACTCGCGGCTCCCCATGCAAGGCCAGAGCAACACCGTCACGGCGCAGGGCCGCAGCGACCCCAACCAGAACACGGGTACCTCCATCCAGGGCTGCGCGCTCGTCCCGGCGCCTGAGCTCGCCGCCAACGCCGCGTTCCCGACGCTCACCTACCTCGGGAGGCCGTGGAAGAACTACTCGCGCACGGTGGTCATGGAGTCGTACGTCGGCGCGCTCGTCGACCCCTCCGGGTGGATGCCGTGGTCCGGGGACGTCGCGCTCGACACGCTCTACTACGCCGAGTACAACAACTCCGGGCCGGGCGCCGGCACCAGCCGGCGGGTGGGGTGGCCGGGGTACCACGTGTTAAGCGACGTCGCAGACGCCGGCAACTTCACCGTCACCAGCATGGTTCTCGGGGACAACTGGCTGCCGCAGACCGGCGTGCCGTTCACCAGCGGCTTGATTTCTTGA